In Thermanaerovibrio velox DSM 12556, the genomic stretch TCAAAAGGGTCACAAATTGAATCAGGAGCACCTGCAGGTCCTCAGGGTCCCGGCCCATGGCGGCAACCGCGGACTTCATCCTCGGTATGTAACCGTGATGATCCGCCCCCCAAACGTCTATGACCAGGTCAAAACCCCGGTCATACTTGTTCTTGTGGTACACCACATCGGACATGAAGTAGGTAGGAGCCCCGTTCGACCTTATCAGCACCCGGTCCTTCTCGTCCCCAAAGGCGGTAGACTTAAACCACACCGCCCCGTCCGCCTCATAGGCGTAACCCCGGGCCTTCAAGGCCTCTATGGTACGCTCAACCTGGTCTCCTACGTATAAGCTCCTCTCGGAGAACCAAACATCGAACTTGAGGCCAAAGTCCTCAAGATCCCGCTTTATCCAGCGAAGAACCTTCTCATAGGCAAGATCGGTGAAGATTGGCACCGCTTCCTCCTCAGGCATGTCCGCCAGGGATGTGCCCTTCTCCTCCAGGATCTCGTTGGCTATGTCCATTATGTAGTCCCCGTGGTAACCATCCTCGGGGAACGGAGCCTCATCGGGCCTTCCCAAAAGCTCAAAGTAACGGCTCCTGGCAGAACGGCCCAAAAGCTCCATCTGGAGCCCCGCATCGTTTATGTAATACTCCCTCTCAACCTGCCAACCCGCATAGGAAAGTATCGATGAGGTTATATCCCCCACCGCAGCTCCCCTCCCATGCCCCATGTGCAGAGGACCGGTGGGGTTGGCACTCACGAACTCCACCTGGACCTTCTTGCCCCCACCATCGGACACGCGACCATAGTCAGGCCCCGCCTCCAAAACCTTCTTTATGAGATCCCCTATCCAGTCCTGGGAAAGGGTCATGTTTATAAACCCAGGTCCTGCCACCTCAACAGAGCTCACCAGGGGATCCCCGGCAAGCCTATCCGCCACCTGCTGGGCCAAATCCCGGGGAGACAACCCAAAAACCTT encodes the following:
- the argS gene encoding arginine--tRNA ligase — its product is MEEIKLSLEEKIRSIIGEMSQAKGVEIPEKAKIYLERPKREGQGDWACSAALQLGKVFGLSPRDLAQQVADRLAGDPLVSSVEVAGPGFINMTLSQDWIGDLIKKVLEAGPDYGRVSDGGGKKVQVEFVSANPTGPLHMGHGRGAAVGDITSSILSYAGWQVEREYYINDAGLQMELLGRSARSRYFELLGRPDEAPFPEDGYHGDYIMDIANEILEEKGTSLADMPEEEAVPIFTDLAYEKVLRWIKRDLEDFGLKFDVWFSERSLYVGDQVERTIEALKARGYAYEADGAVWFKSTAFGDEKDRVLIRSNGAPTYFMSDVVYHKNKYDRGFDLVIDVWGADHHGYIPRMKSAVAAMGRDPEDLQVLLIQFVTLLRDGEPVSMSKRAGAFVTLRDVMDEVGVDATRFFFVMRRCDSHLDFDLELAKRASSDNPVYYIQYAHARMCSIERESEARGLEKPSVKDLDPGLFKLPEEVRLATVIAKFPEEIRKAARDLAPHRMAYYAQELSEAFHSFYNVARIIGEEEPLRRNRTLLMEAARVTLRNVLGILGVKAPERM